CGGTGCCGCGGTAGGACTGCACGAAGCCCTCGCCGGTCTTGCCGCTGCCGAGCAGGCCGCGCGCGCTCTTCTCCACCTTGAATTCCAGCCCGTCGGTGTACGCCACGACCAGATTCCCGTCGACTTTCAGGGTGTCGCCGCGCAGGTCGAGCACCTGGAATTCCTCGGGGGGGACGGGGCTCTGCAGGGCGAACAGGCCGCTGCCGGTCAGTTTGGGCTGCACGCGGCCCTCGCCGCTGCCGACGGCCTGCGCGAAGCCGTGGTTCACGTGGCGGCCCACGGTGATATCGCCGACGCACGCGACGAACGCACCGTCGTCCACGATCAGGCTCTCGCCGCGCAGTTCGCCCAGCAGCAGGTGCAGGCGGGTGGGTTCGGTGTACAGGGTGCCGC
This genomic window from Deinococcus sedimenti contains:
- a CDS encoding AIM24 family protein, yielding MDFTWKGITERDLSSGQNRLEVIEYSAEPMEAALSGYHQTLSRPARWRQLAVHVAGDGSAGNAVLETGALQYLRGTLEMQAVNAAGGSGLGGFLRGAVTAAASGEGLYKTAFKGSGTLYTEPTRLHLLLGELRGESLIVDDGAFVACVGDITVGRHVNHGFAQAVGSGEGRVQPKLTGSGLFALQSPVPPEEFQVLDLRGDTLKVDGNLVVAYTDGLEFKVEKSARGLLGSGKTGEGFVQSYRGTGRVWLAPTLPLHATH